One Torulaspora globosa chromosome 5, complete sequence DNA window includes the following coding sequences:
- the AQY3 gene encoding Aqy3p, with translation MEVVPCHLYGGFGCMLGVYVTGGKDIRTAATGVCLFTNPKPYVTWRNAFFDEFIGAAMLVGCLMALLDDTNAPPANGMTAFVVGLLVAAIGMAFGYQTSFTINPARDLGPRIFAAMVGYGAKTLHLFPWWWARGAWGAPIAGGIAGALVYNLFIFTGSESPVNCPDKGYVEQRVGKLLHNSVEATTDEGPTPLSSGQHNISSDTLVKNGKTAPK, from the coding sequence ATGGAGGTGGTTCCTTGTCATTTGTATGGAGGCTTCGGCTGCATGCTTGGAGTTTACGTTACTGGTGGTAAAGATATAAGAACTGCCGCAACTGGAGTATGTCTCTTTACGAATCCAAAGCCTTACGTTACTTGGAGAAACGCTTTTTTTGACGAGTTTATTGGTGCTGCTATGCTTGTGGGCTGCCTTATGGCCCTGCTAGATGACACTAATGCACCACCTGCGAATGGTATGACAGCGTTCGTCGTTGGCTTGCTGGTTGCAGCTATCGGTATGGCTTTTGGTTACCAAACCAGTTTCACGATAAATCCTGCTCGTGATCTGGGACCTCGAATCTTTGCTGCCATGGTCGGTTACGGCGCCAAGACCTTGCACTTGTTCCCTTGGTGGTGGGCCAGGGGTGCCTGGGGAGCTCCAATCGCTGGAGGCATCGCTGGTGCGCTAGTGTACAACCTGTTCATTTTCACTGGTAGCGAATCTCCAGTGAACTGCCCTGATAAAGGCTATGTCGAACAGAGAGTTGGTAAACTACTGCACAACAGCGTCGAAGCTACAACAGACGAGGGACCAACACCTCTGAGTTCTGGGCAGCATAATATTTCCTCGGATACATTAGTGAAAAATGGCAAAACGGCACCCAAATAA
- a CDS encoding aldo/keto reductase family protein produces MSSSPKIVYGAYPFGLLPHEEASKIVEALKKNGIKELDTARIYPGSEKAIGELNLPEQFVIDTKAKGFTDGSLTKKGIEESITESLGLLGAESVNIFYFHCPDRDTDIKETIDAINELHQQGKFKKFGLSNFPAKDVEQVYNYAKSKGYVLPTVYQGNYNAVARRSESELFPLLRKLNMAFYAYSPIAGGFLARSTDGIKNGEGRFDPNTPVSQIYAKLYNRPVLLTALDRWGELAQEVGTSKARLAYRWVVHNSILSDKFRDAVIIGGRNADQVADTLDAISEGPLPANIVTDIDKLWEKIKHEAPLDNYSF; encoded by the coding sequence ATGTCAAGCTCGCCTAAAATCGTCTACGGGGCATACCCATTTGGTTTACTTCCACATGAGGAAGCATCCAAAATAGTTGAAGCTTTAAAGAAGAATGgtatcaaagaactggatACGGCCAGAATCTATCCAGGAAGCGAGAAAGCCATTGGTGAGCTGAACTTACCTGAGCAGTTTGTGATAGATACTAAAGCTAAGGGATTTACTGATGGTAGCTTGACGAAAAAAGGAATCGAAGAATCAATTACAGAGTCGCTGGGTTTACTAGGAGCTGAGAGTGTCAATATCTTTTATTTTCACTGTCCCGACCGCGACACAGATATCAAGGAGACTATCGATGCGATCAACGAATTGCACCAGCAAggaaagttcaagaagtttgggctttcaaactttccaGCAAAGGACGTTGAGCAAGTATACAATTACGCTAAAAGTAAAGGTTACGTTTTACCAACCGTTTATCAAGGTAATTATAATGCCGTGGCTCGCAGATCAGAATCTGAGCTGTTTCCtttgttgagaaagctcAACATGGCTTTCTACGCATATTCCCCTATTGCCGGAGGGTTCTTAGCAAGGAGCACTGATGGTATCAAGAACGGTGAGGGCAGATTCGATCCAAACACTCCAGTTAGCCAGATCTATGCCAAGCTATACAACAGACCCGTACTTTTGACAGCTCTTGATAGGTGGGGCGAATTAGCACAGGAAGTGGGCACATCGAAAGCTCGTCTGGCCTACAGATGGGTTGTGCATAATTCGATACTCTCTGACAAATTTAGAGATGCCGTTATTATTGGAGGCAGGAACGCTGATCAAGTGGCTGACACTCTAGATGCCATTTCCGAGGGCCCTTTGCCCGCAAATATTGTCACCGACATAGACAAGCTGTGGGAGAAAATTAAGCACGAAGCACCTCTTGATAATTACTCGTTCTGA